GCTCAATCTCAGGAACAAATTGAAAGTCAGAAACAAGTGCAGGACTTCTAATGTCAATTGTTTTAGAAATGCCCTCAATGAATTGGGGTTGGAATTTTTCTCTGACATCTTCTGTAAGAGGAGATGATTCGTATCTTTCAGAATCCTGGATCTCCAACCTCAACCCTTCAACACAATAGTTTCTTGCATCTTCATCTTCAATCAGAGTACACAGTTCTTTTCCTTTTTCAAAATCATGGTTTGCAAAAAATGCCAGTGTCGTTCCCGTAGACATGTTGCATTCTACATAATCATTTCCCCTCAATTGATTCTCATCACAGATATTAGAAATTACATTTTCAGATATTCCATCTCTTGTGAGTACATTGTCAGTGTATTGCATCATGACACCTTTTACACACAAGATGTTCTGGTAAAAAGACAGATCATGACAGGATTCCAGTGACGAATCAAGATCATCTCCAAAATAATGAACAAAGCCATGTCCCAAACCATGCACGCAGTCTTGATAGTTTGAAGAGCCTATCAAATCATTGCATATTGTTTGATATGAATCTGGAAAGGACTTTCCCAATTCCTCAATATTATGGAAATAGGAGGACAGGACACCATGAAAATATCCGCCTCTGCACATCGTGCCATCCATTCCATGCAGACTTTTCGTCACATCCTTAGTCTCTTCGTATGATGCATGACCAATCTCATGAGACACAAAATGACAGTCATCTATTGTGCCAATTTTGGATAATGCAATAGACAATTCCAATGCGTCAGAATTGCTATTTTCATTCTTTGTTATGGTTCCAAAAAATTCCGAATAGCAAACAAGACGTAATGTGCCGTCATTCATTTCAGCGCAGGTTTCTATATCCTTGAGATATTTTATAGCTAAATGCTCCGAAGTGGGTAATGGAGACGTATCATCTGAATCTAAAATGCCGTCATTATCATCATCAGTATCTTTGGAGGAGCCCACTCCATCAAAATCAAAGTCTGCCCATTCGAAAGGATCCGTGTCAAACTGGTCAAGAGAATCAGTCACACCGTCATTATCATCATCAGTGTCCTTGTTGTCGCCAATAGAATCAGAATCAGAATCAGCCCAGTCAGTAGGATCCGTGTCAAACTGGTCAAGAGAATCAGTCACACCGTCATTATCATCATCAGTATCACATTCATCACCTATCTTATCAAAATCAAAGTCAGCTTGATCCCTGTTTGCATTTGACGGGCAGTTATCAAGATAATCATTCACGCCATCATCATCTGAATCTGCAAATATTGCAATCTCTGACCAAGACATCAAAGAGATTCCAAGCGTCACTCCTAGCAGAACAAGTAAAATCTTGATTTTTTTATCAATCACAAACGTAGTCATAAATCAAATCAAGAATAATGTTTCAGGTATTTTAACTCGGTGGATGAATCATCATTAGCACATCAAACCTTTTTCTAGAACTGAGCACACAACCTCAGAAAACGAAACAGTACGAGATTCTTTGTGAATTGTTTCTGCTTGAATTTTTCTTAGTTTTTCAATAGTTTTCTCATCAATACTTATTGTAATGCGTTTTTTCAACAGTGCACCAAAATTTATCTAAAATATAAGAATTGGCAGGTGATTAAATTCATAAAAAAATTAGCACATCAAAGGAACACACAT
Above is a window of Nitrosopumilus sp. K4 DNA encoding:
- a CDS encoding thrombospondin type 3 repeat-containing protein yields the protein MTTFVIDKKIKILLVLLGVTLGISLMSWSEIAIFADSDDDGVNDYLDNCPSNANRDQADFDFDKIGDECDTDDDNDGVTDSLDQFDTDPTDWADSDSDSIGDNKDTDDDNDGVTDSLDQFDTDPFEWADFDFDGVGSSKDTDDDNDGILDSDDTSPLPTSEHLAIKYLKDIETCAEMNDGTLRLVCYSEFFGTITKNENSNSDALELSIALSKIGTIDDCHFVSHEIGHASYEETKDVTKSLHGMDGTMCRGGYFHGVLSSYFHNIEELGKSFPDSYQTICNDLIGSSNYQDCVHGLGHGFVHYFGDDLDSSLESCHDLSFYQNILCVKGVMMQYTDNVLTRDGISENVISNICDENQLRGNDYVECNMSTGTTLAFFANHDFEKGKELCTLIEDEDARNYCVEGLRLEIQDSERYESSPLTEDVREKFQPQFIEGISKTIDIRSPALVSDFQFVPEIELISFTVDRPQYVILYIPNDLVGSKMAVMVNGQSPSQLDAKNNVLGEDIVMIKFVPNEQGLVLITPLAQ